From Streptomyces chrestomyceticus JCM 4735, one genomic window encodes:
- a CDS encoding DEAD/DEAH box helicase — MTEPRQRHTGIIEYWRAVELFSPQKVPAVSVRDRVHSVTADGPLPWEEGHPLRSVPLNPGYAWQHVVYGGAYRLRAVRDTLLAVFGESEEDHDGRMDGESALFALTVTDEGRLVLDSPVLSTCAWATGRALNPGPGRKGWLDGFDDEAADWLARAADLGGVPVGESLVGEGLENGNLADGNLEDENLADGPDSDADPGADGDADADAKMGSHRLTAKDLLGFVHDLTAAWGLEQTLAPGEVRVRSTAVRVRQTAEADQQDFLNSFIAADLGLVAGALRTNAPGTALASYLTPSQDVNTAWRVDLRRQPQAALDAVAPFSTPEGRWPTEPAHPLALSQQFAVNSLWSQLGTSSGLFAVNGPPGTGKTTMLRDCFSAVIVDRARRLAQLRLPSQAFADHKPYTWKSGDYTRTVTPLRAEFTGFEMVVASANNGAVENISTEIPARTALGAPWREEADYFAEQATRLLKGTPAWGAVAARLGNKKNRMEFINRLWHGKYKITDLGAPPPPAGKAPRRRDAWIDSEQGLSQLFREWMSTPQSGVWRQAKERFQASLGEVERLRADRAAAADALARLPELRSGVAQARQAIREAAEQEDRCRQALPAAVGALVRVQAQLEQAEKARDRHFERRPGFLVSLCTLGRAGRDWHRRDQELAARVEEAQGACVSAQTACDEAHEAVARTAAEHRARRQAREIANTELAAQQNVVDRAREAWGPHVPEQAWLSEDTTRELAAPWGDEEISRARSEVLLAALGLHEAFLRCTARTMYANLMAAMDAVAGAVPKTVAQEALRAAWQSLFLLVPVVSTTFASLDRVFGRLGQESLGWLFIDEAGQATGQMAVGGMWRAARTVVVGDPLQLEPVVVLPWTAQRTLGREFGVDEQWAPSRTSVQQLADRTNRYGTWLPAELPDGQQEVWVGSPLRVHRRCDDPMFTVSNAIAYDNLMVYGTPERGDYRYRPRSCWVHVSASEADGHWIAEEGRALRAVVEKLRDEGVDLAEDVYVISPFRAVVDGAQRACRGLLPEGRVGTIHTTQGKEADVVIVVLGSDPRRPGARSWAAARPNLLNVAVSRAKRRLFVIGDRDAWRDQRFFATLADALPAHTWQG; from the coding sequence GTGACGGAGCCGCGGCAACGGCATACCGGGATCATCGAGTACTGGCGGGCGGTGGAGCTGTTCAGTCCGCAGAAGGTGCCGGCCGTCTCCGTACGGGACCGGGTCCACTCGGTGACCGCGGACGGCCCGCTGCCCTGGGAGGAGGGGCATCCGCTGCGGTCGGTGCCGCTGAATCCTGGTTACGCGTGGCAGCACGTGGTGTACGGCGGTGCGTACCGGCTGCGGGCCGTGCGCGACACGCTGCTCGCCGTGTTCGGTGAGAGCGAGGAGGACCACGACGGGCGGATGGACGGCGAGAGTGCCCTGTTCGCCTTGACCGTCACCGATGAGGGACGTCTGGTGCTGGACTCCCCCGTCCTGTCCACGTGCGCCTGGGCCACCGGACGGGCGCTGAACCCAGGGCCGGGGCGGAAGGGCTGGTTGGACGGTTTCGACGACGAGGCGGCCGACTGGCTCGCCCGGGCCGCTGACCTGGGCGGCGTGCCCGTGGGCGAGAGCCTCGTGGGTGAGGGCCTTGAGAACGGGAACCTCGCGGACGGGAACCTTGAAGACGAGAACCTTGCGGACGGGCCGGACAGTGATGCCGATCCCGGTGCTGATGGCGATGCCGACGCCGATGCCAAGATGGGATCGCACCGTCTCACGGCGAAGGACCTGCTCGGCTTCGTCCACGACCTGACCGCGGCCTGGGGGCTTGAGCAGACCTTGGCACCCGGCGAGGTGCGCGTACGCAGTACAGCGGTGCGCGTCCGGCAGACGGCCGAAGCCGACCAGCAGGATTTCCTGAACAGTTTCATCGCCGCCGATCTGGGGCTGGTCGCGGGAGCCCTGCGCACGAACGCGCCCGGCACGGCGCTGGCCTCCTACCTCACCCCGTCGCAGGATGTGAACACCGCTTGGAGAGTCGATCTGCGTCGCCAGCCGCAGGCGGCGCTCGACGCCGTGGCGCCCTTCTCCACCCCGGAGGGCCGGTGGCCGACGGAGCCGGCGCATCCGCTCGCGCTGAGCCAGCAGTTCGCCGTGAACAGTCTCTGGTCGCAACTCGGCACGTCCAGCGGGCTGTTCGCCGTGAACGGGCCGCCCGGTACCGGCAAGACCACGATGCTGCGGGACTGTTTCAGCGCGGTGATCGTGGACCGCGCCCGCAGGCTGGCACAGCTCCGCCTGCCGTCCCAGGCTTTCGCCGACCACAAGCCGTACACCTGGAAGAGCGGCGACTACACCCGCACCGTCACGCCGCTGCGGGCGGAGTTCACCGGCTTCGAGATGGTGGTCGCCTCCGCCAACAACGGGGCGGTGGAGAACATTTCCACGGAGATTCCCGCCCGTACCGCGCTCGGCGCACCGTGGCGCGAGGAGGCGGACTACTTCGCCGAGCAGGCGACCCGGCTGCTGAAGGGGACGCCTGCGTGGGGTGCGGTCGCGGCCCGGCTGGGCAACAAGAAGAACCGTATGGAGTTCATCAACCGGCTCTGGCACGGCAAGTACAAGATCACAGACTTGGGTGCGCCACCGCCCCCGGCAGGCAAGGCGCCGCGTCGGCGTGATGCCTGGATCGACAGTGAGCAGGGCCTGTCCCAACTGTTCCGGGAGTGGATGAGCACGCCGCAGAGCGGGGTGTGGCGGCAGGCCAAGGAGCGCTTCCAAGCGTCGCTCGGCGAGGTGGAGCGGCTGCGGGCCGACCGGGCGGCGGCTGCGGACGCCCTGGCGCGGCTTCCTGAACTTCGATCCGGTGTGGCGCAGGCGCGGCAGGCGATCAGGGAAGCAGCCGAGCAGGAGGATCGCTGTCGGCAGGCGCTCCCCGCGGCGGTCGGAGCCCTGGTGCGGGTGCAGGCGCAGTTGGAGCAGGCGGAGAAGGCCCGGGACAGGCACTTCGAGCGACGGCCGGGCTTCCTGGTGAGTCTGTGCACGCTGGGGCGGGCCGGGCGGGACTGGCACCGAAGGGACCAGGAACTGGCGGCTCGCGTGGAAGAAGCGCAGGGTGCCTGTGTCTCCGCGCAGACCGCGTGCGACGAGGCGCACGAAGCCGTTGCCCGGACTGCTGCCGAGCACAGGGCGCGTCGGCAGGCACGAGAGATCGCGAACACCGAGTTGGCCGCGCAACAGAACGTGGTCGACCGGGCCCGGGAAGCGTGGGGCCCTCATGTGCCGGAGCAGGCGTGGCTGTCGGAAGACACGACGCGGGAACTGGCTGCCCCGTGGGGCGACGAAGAGATCAGCCGGGCCCGGAGCGAAGTGCTCCTGGCCGCGCTCGGCCTGCACGAGGCGTTCCTGCGGTGTACGGCACGCACCATGTACGCGAATTTGATGGCCGCCATGGACGCGGTGGCCGGCGCCGTACCCAAGACCGTGGCGCAAGAGGCGCTGCGGGCTGCCTGGCAGAGCCTGTTCCTGCTCGTTCCCGTCGTGTCGACCACCTTCGCGTCGTTGGACCGTGTCTTCGGGCGTCTGGGCCAGGAGTCCCTGGGCTGGCTGTTCATCGACGAAGCCGGTCAGGCGACGGGGCAGATGGCTGTCGGCGGCATGTGGCGCGCCGCACGCACCGTGGTTGTCGGCGACCCGCTCCAGCTCGAACCTGTGGTGGTCCTGCCGTGGACCGCGCAGCGGACTCTGGGCCGGGAGTTCGGCGTGGACGAACAGTGGGCGCCCAGCCGTACCTCGGTCCAGCAGCTCGCCGACCGTACCAACCGCTACGGCACCTGGCTGCCTGCCGAACTCCCCGACGGGCAGCAGGAGGTGTGGGTGGGCAGCCCGCTGCGCGTCCACCGGCGCTGCGACGACCCGATGTTCACCGTCAGCAACGCCATCGCCTACGACAACCTCATGGTCTACGGCACTCCGGAGCGCGGCGACTACCGCTACCGGCCCCGCAGTTGCTGGGTGCATGTGAGTGCGAGCGAGGCGGACGGGCACTGGATCGCCGAAGAGGGCCGTGCGCTGCGCGCCGTCGTGGAGAAGCTTCGCGACGAGGGTGTCGATCTCGCGGAGGACGTGTACGTCATCAGTCCCTTCCGGGCCGTGGTCGACGGCGCTCAGCGGGCCTGCCGCGGGCTGCTGCCGGAAGGGCGCGTCGGCACCATTCACACCACTCAGGGCAAGGAGGCCGATGTGGTGATCGTGGTGCTGGGCAGTGATCCGCGCCGGCCCGGTGCGCGAAGCTGGGCAGCCGCACGCCCCAACCTCCTCAACGTCGCCGTCAGCCGCGCCAAGCGTCGCCTGTTCGTCATCGGTGACCGCGACGCCTGGCGCGACCAGCGTTTCTTCGCCACGCTGGCCGATGCGCTCCCGGCGCACACCTGGCAGGGGTGA
- a CDS encoding nuclear transport factor 2 family protein, whose amino-acid sequence MDETEGGFGLFEGREAIRAFFRDSLMANSTHVVHMMFNHLITSIEGDHGEGRVNCLVEIMKTDGSCARAHVTYNDRYVRVAGRWKFAGRVNHLGLPARATHARRVKPWSRWCSPTSIAVSRCGLSGSPDTGAASRNAEGLHRTLVQPLRHPAPDDGCAVASRHPAPDGGTRGRQGAQAQRFTKSTAAESTSAGCEALRKC is encoded by the coding sequence CTGGACGAGACCGAAGGCGGCTTCGGCTTGTTCGAAGGCCGCGAGGCGATCCGCGCCTTCTTCCGCGACAGCCTCATGGCCAACTCCACGCACGTCGTCCACATGATGTTCAACCACCTGATCACCAGCATCGAGGGCGACCACGGTGAGGGCAGGGTCAACTGCCTGGTCGAGATCATGAAGACCGACGGCAGTTGCGCCCGCGCCCACGTCACGTACAACGATCGCTACGTCCGGGTCGCAGGCCGGTGGAAGTTCGCCGGTCGCGTCAATCACCTCGGCCTTCCCGCACGAGCCACTCACGCGCGCAGGGTGAAGCCCTGGAGCAGGTGGTGCAGTCCTACGTCGATTGCCGTCTCCCGCTGCGGCCTCAGCGGCTCCCCAGACACGGGCGCGGCTTCGCGGAACGCCGAGGGACTGCACCGAACACTCGTTCAGCCCCTCCGCCATCCGGCTCCTGATGACGGGTGTGCCGTGGCATCGCGGCACCCGGCTCCGGATGGCGGAACGCGTGGGCGTCAGGGCGCTCAGGCCCAGCGCTTCACGAAGTCGACGGCTGCGGAGTCGACCTCGGCGGGGTGCGAGGCGCTCAGGAAGTGCTGA
- a CDS encoding alpha/beta fold hydrolase yields the protein MNKIEQTVEIPHLGGSRVGYTFARPYDPALPTLVLINSYTTSAELYRPQFADPALGSAVNLLALEPYGHGRTRASYRHFTYWDSAVANLQALAALGIREAFVLGTSQGGWVAVRMALLAPDTVKGLITLGTSMDSESERSRELGCWDGIGFNTPLIDDLAEPVGDDWVVPDDVVDGVFTTAMGGLPAEERAFWLAAYRANYAGDAGRRRLRLSTVNLRDRDGLHGRLDDVHCPVLWLHGTADQVYSVANAQEEIRMFTRSPEARLEIIEGGQHFLSASHPAEVDSAAVDFVKRWA from the coding sequence GTGAACAAGATCGAGCAGACCGTCGAGATCCCCCACCTCGGCGGATCCCGAGTCGGTTACACCTTCGCCAGGCCGTACGACCCCGCGCTCCCGACACTGGTCCTGATCAACTCGTACACCACCTCGGCCGAGCTGTACCGGCCGCAGTTCGCCGATCCGGCGCTAGGCTCCGCCGTCAACCTGCTGGCCCTGGAGCCGTACGGGCACGGCCGCACGAGGGCCTCGTACCGGCACTTCACCTACTGGGACAGCGCGGTCGCGAACCTGCAGGCCCTCGCGGCCCTCGGAATCCGCGAGGCCTTCGTGCTGGGAACCTCGCAGGGCGGCTGGGTGGCCGTCCGCATGGCGCTGCTCGCCCCGGACACCGTGAAGGGGTTGATCACACTCGGCACGTCGATGGACTCCGAGAGCGAGCGCAGCCGCGAGCTGGGGTGCTGGGACGGGATCGGGTTCAACACACCGCTCATCGATGACCTCGCCGAGCCGGTCGGCGACGACTGGGTGGTGCCGGACGATGTCGTGGACGGCGTGTTCACCACGGCCATGGGCGGCCTGCCGGCCGAGGAACGCGCCTTCTGGCTCGCCGCCTACCGCGCCAACTACGCCGGTGACGCCGGGCGCCGCCGCCTGCGGCTGAGCACGGTCAACCTGCGGGACCGCGACGGACTCCACGGCAGGCTGGACGACGTCCACTGCCCCGTCCTGTGGCTGCACGGCACCGCGGACCAGGTGTACTCCGTGGCGAACGCCCAGGAGGAGATCCGGATGTTCACCCGCTCCCCGGAGGCGCGCCTGGAGATCATCGAGGGCGGTCAGCACTTCCTGAGCGCCTCGCACCCCGCCGAGGTCGACTCCGCAGCCGTCGACTTCGTGAAGCGCTGGGCCTGA
- a CDS encoding OsmC family protein, with protein MVEAVALPAPWQVRFQAGDNVAVADTLKAGTGGSAGMRPHELLEASLATCMTISARMALADLSITDADVRVRVHLEREEAATRFRYELLLAPELEAHRPAIEERIARSPVRSTLSKPLTFEPA; from the coding sequence ATGGTCGAGGCTGTGGCGCTTCCGGCGCCCTGGCAGGTCAGGTTCCAGGCAGGCGACAACGTGGCTGTCGCCGACACCCTCAAGGCCGGTACCGGCGGTTCGGCGGGGATGCGGCCGCACGAGCTGCTGGAGGCTTCCCTGGCCACGTGCATGACCATCTCCGCGCGGATGGCGCTGGCAGACCTGAGCATCACCGACGCCGATGTGCGGGTGCGGGTGCACCTGGAGCGCGAGGAGGCCGCGACGCGGTTCCGCTACGAGCTGCTGCTCGCACCGGAGTTGGAGGCACACCGGCCCGCGATCGAGGAGCGCATAGCGCGCTCGCCGGTGCGCTCCACGTTGAGCAAGCCGCTGACGTTTGAACCTGCCTGA
- a CDS encoding ArsR/SmtB family transcription factor, giving the protein MDEVFKALADVSRRRLLDRLNERSGQSLRELCAGLDMTRQAVSKHLAVLEGAGLVTAVRHGRERLHYLNPVPIHDLADRWIGQYERGRMTALSNLKHALEGTAMSKPEFVYTIYIHTTAEKLWEGLTSPEFLKQYHGDWAPSSDWKVGSKVLWPVEGGGEPQDLGQVVTESEPGKRLAYTWHTLQPMHQEMFGMSDAEFAEAVKERSKVAFDIEPAEEPELGVKLTITHDGFDSADSKMLEGVSGGWIMMLSELKTILEKG; this is encoded by the coding sequence ATGGACGAGGTGTTCAAGGCGCTCGCGGACGTGAGCCGCAGGCGGCTGCTGGACCGGCTGAACGAGCGGTCCGGGCAGAGCCTGCGCGAGCTGTGCGCGGGGCTGGACATGACCAGGCAGGCGGTGTCCAAGCACCTGGCGGTGCTGGAGGGCGCGGGCCTGGTCACGGCGGTCCGGCACGGCCGGGAGAGGCTGCACTACCTCAACCCCGTCCCCATCCATGATCTCGCCGACCGCTGGATCGGCCAGTACGAGCGAGGCCGGATGACCGCGCTCAGCAACCTGAAGCACGCCCTGGAAGGAACGGCGATGAGCAAGCCCGAGTTCGTCTACACGATCTACATCCACACCACGGCCGAGAAGCTCTGGGAGGGGCTGACCAGCCCGGAATTCCTGAAGCAGTACCACGGTGACTGGGCACCCTCCTCCGACTGGAAGGTCGGCTCGAAGGTGCTGTGGCCGGTCGAGGGCGGCGGCGAGCCGCAGGACCTCGGCCAGGTCGTCACCGAGTCGGAGCCCGGCAAGCGGCTCGCCTACACCTGGCACACGCTGCAGCCGATGCACCAGGAGATGTTCGGCATGAGCGACGCGGAGTTCGCCGAGGCCGTCAAGGAGCGCTCGAAGGTCGCCTTCGACATCGAGCCGGCCGAGGAGCCGGAGCTGGGTGTGAAGCTGACCATCACCCACGACGGCTTCGACTCGGCCGACTCCAAGATGCTGGAGGGCGTCAGCGGCGGCTGGATCATGATGCTGTCGGAGCTCAAGACGATCCTCGAAAAGGGCTGA
- a CDS encoding CU044_2847 family protein, with the protein MYLSVPFEDGEVFVVELSEEQGSGVVRARRGDELFEMSADTFESGMARVQRVAAAMLERLADLPRSPDHVRAEFGLRVTAQAGLVVAKGTGDAHIKLELEWSRPEGGR; encoded by the coding sequence GTGTACCTGAGTGTCCCCTTCGAGGACGGTGAAGTCTTCGTCGTCGAGTTGTCCGAGGAGCAGGGTTCCGGCGTGGTCCGGGCGCGGCGCGGCGACGAGCTCTTCGAGATGTCCGCCGATACGTTCGAGTCGGGCATGGCCCGGGTGCAGCGGGTGGCCGCGGCGATGCTGGAGCGGCTGGCGGATCTGCCGCGCAGCCCCGATCACGTCCGTGCGGAGTTCGGGCTGCGGGTGACGGCGCAGGCGGGTCTGGTCGTGGCGAAGGGGACCGGGGACGCGCACATCAAGCTGGAACTGGAGTGGAGCCGCCCCGAGGGCGGCAGGTGA
- a CDS encoding S66 peptidase family protein — protein sequence MSVRYPRPLRPGDRVGVTSPSSGVGKELRARLDVAVRDVEARGYEVVVGRCMDGAGHLSAPAADRAGELMAMLTDPGIGAVVPPWGGETAIDLLPLLDWGRLRDAEPTWLVGFSDMSTIMTPLTLLTGTATVHGNNLMDTPYRVPEGLLSWLDIVAAPQGHRFTQIPPGRYRSTGWDNFHAHPEVREYTLDTPGRWTRLDADGDVEAEGRLIGGCIETLCNLTGTAYLDVSAFARAESPQGLLVYVEAAGDDAFTICRNLHGMRLAGFFDAANAILVGRTSASDSNSLTQHEAVLDALGPLNVPVIADVECGHVPPYLPIVNGARGRVVHTATRSELTQTLD from the coding sequence ATGTCGGTTCGATACCCACGACCCCTGCGTCCCGGTGACCGCGTCGGCGTCACGTCCCCTTCGAGCGGAGTCGGGAAAGAGCTGCGTGCGCGCCTCGACGTGGCCGTCCGCGACGTGGAGGCCCGGGGATACGAGGTCGTGGTCGGCCGTTGCATGGACGGAGCCGGTCATCTCAGCGCCCCGGCGGCCGACCGCGCCGGTGAGTTGATGGCGATGCTGACGGATCCCGGCATCGGAGCGGTGGTGCCGCCCTGGGGCGGGGAGACGGCGATCGACCTGCTGCCCCTGCTCGACTGGGGCCGGCTGCGGGACGCCGAGCCGACCTGGCTCGTCGGGTTCTCCGACATGTCGACCATCATGACGCCGCTCACCCTCCTCACGGGAACAGCGACCGTGCACGGCAACAACCTGATGGACACGCCGTACCGGGTTCCCGAGGGACTCCTGTCCTGGCTCGACATCGTCGCCGCTCCGCAGGGGCACCGGTTCACGCAGATCCCGCCCGGCCGCTACCGCTCCACCGGCTGGGACAACTTCCACGCCCATCCTGAGGTACGCGAGTACACGCTCGACACACCCGGCAGGTGGACCAGGCTGGACGCCGACGGAGACGTGGAGGCCGAAGGACGCCTGATCGGGGGGTGCATCGAAACGCTCTGCAACCTCACGGGAACCGCCTACCTCGACGTGTCCGCCTTCGCACGGGCCGAGTCCCCGCAGGGGCTCCTCGTCTATGTCGAAGCGGCCGGCGACGACGCCTTCACCATCTGCCGGAACCTGCACGGGATGCGGCTGGCCGGCTTCTTCGACGCGGCGAACGCGATCCTCGTCGGCCGCACCTCGGCATCTGACAGCAACTCACTCACACAGCACGAAGCCGTTCTCGACGCACTCGGCCCCCTGAACGTACCGGTCATCGCCGATGTCGAGTGCGGACATGTACCGCCGTACCTGCCCATCGTCAACGGAGCACGCGGCCGGGTCGTCCACACCGCGACACGCAGCGAACTGACCCAGACACTGGACTGA